A window of the Acetobacteraceae bacterium genome harbors these coding sequences:
- a CDS encoding DUF3465 domain-containing protein: MPSSCDNKAFLRAEGANEQSYRRAPDMPVHVCGDVTRTFRAKKTRSGLHFYFLLNVAPHQDIRIVVNLDELQGHHPYIRVGDKVEVQGRYYYDNPRSQGIDWTHHGKSQKWPWEGFVTVNGQRFA, from the coding sequence ATGCCTTCCAGTTGTGATAATAAGGCTTTCCTAAGGGCAGAAGGCGCAAATGAACAGAGTTACCGTAGAGCGCCAGATATGCCAGTGCATGTTTGCGGTGATGTCACAAGGACATTTCGTGCGAAAAAGACACGCAGCGGTCTTCATTTTTATTTTTTGTTAAATGTTGCGCCCCATCAGGATATTCGCATTGTCGTGAATTTAGATGAGCTTCAAGGACACCATCCTTATATTCGTGTTGGCGACAAGGTAGAGGTGCAGGGACGCTATTATTATGACAATCCACGCAGCCAAGGGATTGATTGGACACACCATGGCAAGAGTCAAAAATGGCCGTGGGAAGGTTTTGTAACCGTCAATGGTCAACGTTTTGCTTAA
- a CDS encoding AAA family ATPase, whose translation MLSPALDKTLRRALIEAEKTLSEYLTLEHLLLALTEDEETAEALQKKEISIDELRSELREFLKTSAVPTSKGELAIPPTPTLAFQRVIQRAIIRMQAENENTVSGMDLLVSLFSEKESFALHTLMRRDFTRLEALEITGRKSNSSQSKTAKMAGRNPFHDHDELGDELDENPLLLYCRNLTEEAKEGRLDPLIGREKELFRTVQILCRRHKNNPLLVGNPGVGKTAIAEGLAKRIVQGKVPEILKNLEIFALNTGAIVAGTRYRGDFEERITALLEALEDNKNALLFIDEAHVLMGAGSSNNSGTDAANLLKPALAGGRLRCIAATTYQEYRHSFERDPALGRRFQKIDIKEPTEAETLEILKGLKPKLECFHKVLYSEDALESAVALSVRHLHQRQLPDKAIDLLDEAGAASRLKRPANRKTPSKIATKEIEDVLAIIANIPVPRLRRDEPERLKDLKNNLHKNIFGQEKAIETLLSAVVLSRSGLRDPEKPIGSYLFSGPTGVGKTALARQLADSMDVPLIRFDMSEYREAHAASSLIGAPPGYVGFETGGALTEKIAQNPHAILLLDEIEKAHPNLFSLLLQIMDYGKLTDRNGKTVDFRNVALIMTTNEGAEELTKESIGFLSKLPDSEEENESLKRLFTPEFRNRLDAVIPFNLMTQEALEKIAKKLLSELKDELLAKEIKLDFASNLASWLTKKSFDIKMGARPLSRLIQKELKLPLAEAMAFRNLVAGQSAKIALKDDGKGKKVLDFSYSPKPSPKKKPPRKAASVKKTVSKKKVSVKKKTTTKK comes from the coding sequence ATGCTCTCCCCTGCGCTTGATAAAACTTTACGCCGTGCGCTCATTGAAGCTGAAAAAACGCTCAGTGAATATTTAACACTGGAGCATTTACTTCTCGCCCTTACAGAAGATGAAGAAACAGCAGAAGCACTCCAAAAGAAAGAAATTTCGATTGATGAGCTGCGCTCAGAACTCAGAGAGTTTCTAAAAACCTCTGCTGTGCCAACGTCAAAAGGCGAGCTTGCAATTCCGCCAACACCAACGCTTGCCTTTCAACGTGTGATTCAGCGTGCAATCATTCGCATGCAGGCAGAAAATGAAAATACCGTCTCTGGCATGGATCTCTTGGTCTCTCTTTTTAGCGAAAAGGAAAGCTTTGCGCTTCACACGCTGATGAGACGGGATTTTACACGCCTCGAAGCCCTTGAAATCACAGGACGCAAATCAAATTCAAGCCAGTCGAAGACGGCTAAGATGGCTGGACGCAATCCTTTCCACGATCATGATGAACTAGGTGATGAGCTTGATGAAAATCCGCTTTTGCTCTATTGCCGAAACCTGACCGAAGAGGCAAAAGAAGGCCGGCTTGATCCTCTTATTGGCCGTGAAAAAGAACTTTTCCGCACCGTTCAAATCCTATGTCGCCGGCATAAAAACAATCCCCTTCTTGTCGGAAATCCTGGGGTCGGAAAAACAGCCATTGCAGAAGGGCTTGCCAAACGAATCGTTCAAGGAAAAGTTCCAGAAATTCTTAAAAATCTTGAGATTTTTGCTCTCAATACAGGTGCTATTGTCGCAGGGACGCGCTACCGTGGTGATTTCGAAGAACGCATTACCGCTCTTCTTGAGGCTCTTGAAGACAATAAAAATGCCCTTCTCTTTATTGATGAGGCTCACGTCCTGATGGGAGCAGGATCCAGCAATAACAGTGGCACAGATGCTGCCAACCTGTTAAAACCTGCTCTTGCTGGAGGAAGGCTTCGCTGTATCGCCGCAACAACCTATCAGGAATACCGTCACTCTTTTGAAAGGGATCCTGCTCTAGGCAGACGCTTCCAAAAAATTGACATTAAAGAACCAACAGAGGCTGAAACGCTCGAAATTCTAAAGGGATTAAAACCCAAACTCGAATGTTTCCATAAAGTTCTTTATTCAGAAGATGCTCTAGAAAGTGCTGTTGCGCTCTCTGTCCGGCATCTTCATCAGCGCCAATTGCCAGACAAAGCAATTGATCTTTTAGATGAAGCTGGGGCTGCAAGCCGCTTGAAACGCCCTGCCAACCGAAAAACACCTAGCAAAATTGCAACAAAAGAAATTGAAGATGTTTTAGCCATTATTGCGAACATTCCTGTTCCACGCCTGCGCCGAGATGAACCTGAACGGTTAAAAGATCTTAAAAACAACCTTCACAAAAACATCTTTGGACAAGAGAAAGCGATTGAAACGTTACTTTCAGCCGTTGTGCTGAGTCGTTCTGGCTTACGAGATCCCGAAAAACCCATTGGCTCCTATCTCTTTTCAGGACCAACAGGTGTCGGAAAAACAGCCTTAGCCCGCCAGCTGGCCGATTCTATGGATGTCCCGTTAATTCGTTTTGATATGTCTGAATATCGGGAAGCCCACGCAGCTTCGAGTCTTATTGGTGCCCCTCCTGGCTATGTCGGATTTGAAACAGGTGGTGCTTTAACCGAAAAAATCGCCCAAAATCCACACGCCATTCTATTATTAGATGAGATTGAAAAGGCGCATCCTAATCTCTTTAGTTTGCTTTTGCAGATCATGGATTATGGGAAACTTACAGATCGCAATGGAAAAACCGTTGATTTCAGAAATGTTGCCCTCATCATGACAACAAACGAAGGGGCTGAAGAACTCACAAAAGAATCTATTGGCTTCCTTTCAAAACTACCCGATTCAGAAGAGGAAAATGAAAGTTTAAAACGGCTCTTTACGCCTGAATTTAGAAATCGTTTAGATGCTGTCATTCCTTTTAATCTTATGACTCAAGAAGCTTTGGAAAAAATTGCCAAAAAGCTCCTTTCCGAACTAAAAGACGAATTACTGGCAAAAGAGATTAAACTGGATTTTGCTTCTAATCTGGCAAGCTGGCTTACGAAAAAAAGCTTTGACATTAAAATGGGCGCACGTCCATTGAGTCGCCTCATTCAAAAAGAGTTAAAACTTCCTCTTGCTGAAGCGATGGCATTTAGAAATCTTGTTGCCGGACAATCTGCTAAAATTGCTTTAAAAGACGATGGGAAAGGCAAAAAAGTACTTGATTTCAGCTATTCACCAAAACCTTCTCCTAAAAAGAAGCCACCGAGAAAAGCAGCCTCGGTGAAAAAAACAGTTTCTAAGAAAAAGGTTTCTGTAAAAAAGAAAACCACTACAAAAAAATAA
- a CDS encoding ATP-dependent Clp protease adaptor ClpS yields MTNNMHADEPKTPRISGNAQAASASQEEGNRSSATSEDVKGVADAQSLKAKILGPQNLSMKKPPSLYRVILLNDDFTPEAFVLAVLQNCFGHGEEDSKALINEIQNKGSGVGGVYSYEVAETKMDQVSKSARKGRYPLQCTLERLNA; encoded by the coding sequence ATGACGAACAATATGCACGCTGACGAACCAAAAACCCCTCGCATTTCTGGAAATGCCCAAGCTGCGAGCGCCTCACAAGAAGAAGGCAACAGGTCATCCGCAACATCTGAAGACGTCAAAGGGGTGGCGGATGCGCAATCTTTGAAAGCAAAGATTCTCGGCCCACAAAACCTCTCCATGAAAAAGCCGCCTTCTCTCTACCGCGTAATCCTTCTCAATGATGACTTTACGCCAGAGGCTTTTGTCCTTGCTGTTTTACAAAATTGTTTTGGACATGGCGAAGAAGATAGCAAAGCACTCATTAATGAAATTCAGAACAAAGGTTCTGGTGTCGGGGGTGTTTACAGTTATGAGGTCGCCGAAACAAAAATGGATCAAGTCAGTAAAAGTGCCCGTAAAGGACGCTATCCTTTGCAATGTACCCTCGAACGGCTTAACGCCTGA
- a CDS encoding D-alanyl-D-alanine carboxypeptidase, with translation MINACFVRSASAQYVGQMSTFVANVKTGKVIRASNPDLPRYPASLTKLMTLYLAFDALKAGRLQLNQRIPVSQNAAHQEPSRLGLYPGSYLTVQQAIYGITVKSANDAAAALGEYLGGGSEKQFAKMMTAQAHQLGMWSTYFKNASGLPDPDQITTARDMARLGQCLLSQFPEYYRYLSAPAFTFHRHIIQNHNPILSLYAGADGGKTGYTVDAGHNLVTTANRQGVRVVGVVMGAATNGIRTQEMISLLNAAYESAGQEALPLVVRTAPARPARKYTPARRVRHRQPHLILASYHKKGAGKKIVHAAPKKSSGRLLSVKRALHLNQKPKAKK, from the coding sequence ATGATAAATGCATGTTTTGTAAGAAGTGCTTCTGCTCAGTATGTGGGACAGATGTCCACCTTTGTCGCCAATGTGAAAACTGGGAAAGTTATTCGGGCAAGTAATCCTGATCTGCCACGTTATCCGGCCTCATTGACCAAATTAATGACACTTTACCTTGCTTTTGATGCCCTTAAGGCGGGTCGTTTGCAGCTTAATCAAAGGATTCCTGTTTCTCAAAATGCAGCGCATCAAGAGCCTTCCCGTTTAGGACTCTATCCTGGAAGTTATTTAACGGTTCAGCAAGCCATTTACGGCATTACGGTTAAATCTGCCAATGACGCGGCAGCTGCTTTGGGAGAGTATCTTGGTGGGGGAAGTGAAAAGCAGTTTGCCAAGATGATGACCGCTCAGGCGCATCAGCTTGGCATGTGGAGCACTTATTTTAAAAATGCTTCGGGGTTGCCTGATCCAGATCAGATAACGACAGCCCGTGATATGGCTCGTTTAGGGCAATGTTTACTTTCTCAATTCCCAGAATATTATCGTTATTTATCTGCGCCAGCTTTCACATTTCATCGGCATATTATTCAGAATCATAATCCGATCTTGAGCCTTTATGCTGGAGCTGACGGCGGTAAGACGGGTTATACGGTAGATGCAGGCCATAATTTGGTAACAACAGCCAATCGTCAAGGTGTTCGGGTGGTTGGGGTTGTTATGGGGGCTGCCACCAATGGCATTCGGACTCAAGAGATGATTTCTCTGCTGAATGCTGCCTATGAAAGTGCGGGGCAGGAGGCTTTACCGCTCGTTGTGAGGACGGCTCCGGCACGTCCAGCCCGTAAATATACGCCAGCGCGCCGGGTTCGCCATCGTCAACCACATCTCATTTTGGCCTCTTATCACAAAAAAGGTGCTGGGAAAAAGATTGTTCATGCTGCACCTAAGAAAAGCAGCGGACGCTTGCTTTCTGTGAAACGGGCATTGCATCTTAATCAGAAGCCTAAAGCAAAGAAATGA
- the map gene encoding type I methionyl aminopeptidase, which translates to MVKRNNNSWYPQSDFPKLHAAGLLAAKTLDMIGEHVRPGITTGELDQIVADFIKDNGGTSAPLNYRGFPKSCCISINHVVCHGIPGEKQLQEGDILNIDVTPILDGWYGDSSRMYVAGKASRRAAKLIDETYEALMRGIEVVKPGATTGDIGHAIETFAKSKRLGVVEDFCGHGIGTVFHSEPNILHYGQPGTGVTLEAGMVFTIEPMLNLGTPRVKILDDGWTAVTRDRKLSAQFEHMLGVTDRGYEIFTLSPTGQNKPIFE; encoded by the coding sequence ATGGTTAAAAGAAATAATAATTCTTGGTATCCTCAAAGCGATTTTCCAAAACTACATGCTGCAGGCCTTTTGGCCGCAAAAACGCTTGATATGATTGGGGAACATGTGCGTCCAGGGATTACAACTGGCGAATTAGACCAGATTGTTGCGGATTTTATTAAGGATAACGGTGGGACGTCTGCGCCTTTAAATTATCGTGGATTTCCAAAATCCTGCTGTATTTCCATTAACCATGTGGTCTGCCATGGGATTCCTGGAGAAAAGCAATTGCAGGAAGGCGATATTCTTAATATCGATGTGACACCGATTTTAGACGGCTGGTATGGAGATTCTTCTCGTATGTATGTCGCAGGAAAGGCTTCTCGAAGGGCCGCGAAGCTTATTGATGAGACTTACGAGGCATTGATGCGCGGGATCGAGGTTGTAAAACCTGGTGCAACGACGGGGGACATTGGGCATGCGATTGAGACATTTGCAAAGTCTAAGCGTCTTGGAGTTGTTGAAGATTTCTGCGGACATGGCATTGGAACAGTCTTTCATTCAGAGCCAAATATTTTGCATTATGGACAGCCGGGGACAGGCGTAACGCTTGAGGCAGGAATGGTTTTTACGATTGAGCCAATGTTGAATCTTGGGACACCTCGTGTCAAAATTCTAGATGATGGTTGGACAGCCGTAACGAGAGACCGCAAGCTTTCTGCTCAATTTGAGCATATGCTTGGGGTGACAGATAGGGGGTATGAAATTTTTACCCTGTCGCCAACAGGTCAGAACAAACCTATTTTCGAATAG
- the ggt gene encoding gamma-glutamyltransferase, protein MSFLKYLTCLSLGGCLFLSSGKAFAGSHIAYDPLLVGPAKPDKAKLVKGQKGMVVTAQHLASDVGAQILRDGGNAVDAAVAVGYAMSVVYPAAASLGGGGFATIYLPSSGGNRQNPKAFFVDYRERAPLKSTEKMFLDSAGNPSETDSKTGWKSVATPGVVAGLEEMRQKWGTFSREKLMAPAIKLAREGFVLEQGDIDLFETSLVAFRRNEAAKGVFLDKMGAPLKVGDRLIQTQLAETLERIAEKGREGFYKGKVADSIVEDSQKSGGVLSKKDFEQYRVREFSPLHCRYRGNDIYTAPLPSAGGVALCEIFGILDHYDLGKSGLHSEKSLQLQIEAMRQAYWDRRSLGDGVAPEVIQHFLNPIYLKNIADHLPQEAPKDLSAFKQASSEKQETTHYSVIDSKGMAVSITVTLDGWFGGGVLGGNTGVWMNDEMDDFSLKAGAPNMFGIPGAKANAIAPGKTPLSSMAPTIAVNPNHKAILITGSRGGARIPTIALSVLTGVFDYKMDIASAVSLPRFHEQWAPDVVEMEPKAISKSIQKKLEKKGYSFAERHPWGGAASIFVSPSSLERHEKGSKNVRKVFGAADARSLGGSAVAE, encoded by the coding sequence ATGTCCTTTTTAAAATATTTGACCTGTCTCTCCTTAGGCGGATGTTTGTTCCTTTCTTCAGGGAAGGCTTTCGCAGGCTCTCATATTGCTTATGATCCTTTGCTTGTTGGGCCAGCGAAGCCAGATAAAGCGAAGCTCGTTAAAGGGCAAAAAGGGATGGTTGTTACAGCACAGCATCTCGCTTCTGATGTTGGTGCGCAAATTTTAAGAGACGGCGGGAATGCGGTCGATGCCGCCGTTGCCGTTGGCTATGCCATGTCGGTGGTTTATCCTGCCGCGGCGAGCTTGGGTGGTGGAGGCTTTGCAACGATTTATTTGCCTTCTTCTGGTGGAAATCGGCAAAATCCAAAGGCTTTTTTTGTAGATTATCGTGAGCGTGCGCCTTTAAAATCGACAGAGAAAATGTTTCTTGATAGTGCAGGCAATCCCAGTGAAACAGATTCAAAGACGGGTTGGAAATCCGTTGCGACGCCTGGTGTCGTTGCTGGCCTTGAAGAAATGCGGCAAAAATGGGGAACATTTTCTCGTGAAAAATTGATGGCGCCGGCGATAAAGCTTGCGCGTGAAGGCTTTGTTTTAGAGCAGGGTGATATTGATTTGTTTGAAACTTCCTTGGTGGCCTTTCGTAGAAATGAGGCCGCTAAAGGTGTTTTTCTTGATAAAATGGGAGCGCCTCTAAAGGTTGGTGATCGCTTGATTCAGACGCAGCTTGCCGAAACGCTGGAACGGATTGCGGAAAAAGGGAGAGAGGGCTTTTATAAAGGGAAGGTTGCAGATTCAATTGTAGAAGACAGTCAAAAATCTGGTGGTGTTCTCTCCAAAAAAGATTTTGAGCAATATCGTGTTCGCGAATTTTCGCCACTTCATTGTCGCTATCGTGGAAATGACATTTATACGGCGCCTTTACCAAGTGCTGGGGGTGTCGCTCTGTGCGAAATTTTTGGGATTTTGGATCATTATGATCTGGGGAAGTCAGGTCTTCATTCTGAAAAATCGCTTCAGTTACAGATTGAGGCTATGCGTCAGGCTTATTGGGATCGCCGCTCTTTAGGGGATGGGGTTGCGCCTGAAGTTATTCAGCATTTTCTTAATCCCATTTATTTAAAGAATATTGCTGATCATTTGCCACAGGAAGCACCCAAGGATTTATCTGCTTTCAAACAGGCCTCGTCTGAAAAACAGGAAACGACGCATTACTCTGTTATCGATTCGAAGGGAATGGCGGTTTCTATTACGGTCACTTTAGATGGCTGGTTTGGTGGGGGTGTTTTGGGCGGAAACACAGGCGTCTGGATGAATGATGAAATGGATGATTTTAGCTTAAAGGCAGGCGCTCCAAATATGTTCGGCATTCCTGGCGCAAAAGCCAATGCGATTGCGCCAGGGAAAACTCCCTTATCTTCTATGGCCCCAACAATTGCGGTTAATCCGAATCACAAAGCTATTTTGATCACAGGAAGCCGTGGAGGCGCACGCATTCCAACGATTGCGCTTTCTGTTTTGACAGGTGTTTTCGATTATAAAATGGATATTGCGAGTGCTGTTTCTCTGCCCCGTTTTCATGAGCAGTGGGCGCCAGATGTGGTGGAGATGGAACCTAAGGCGATTTCAAAATCCATTCAGAAAAAATTAGAAAAAAAAGGATATTCTTTCGCAGAGCGCCATCCTTGGGGCGGTGCGGCAAGTATTTTTGTCTCTCCGTCTTCTCTGGAAAGGCATGAGAAGGGATCGAAAAATGTCCGTAAGGTTTTTGGCGCAGCAGATGCGCGGAGTCTTGGTGGGAGCGCTGTTGCAGAATAA
- a CDS encoding DNA polymerase III subunit gamma/tau: MDEDEIPIPPTEESFSLLLDEEDSSTSEMLETSAQAEEAQDEAYQVLARKYRPREFSDLIGQETMVRILRRSFELNRVAHGFMLTGVRGVGKTTTARIIARALNCIGPDGKGGPTADPCGVCPECQAILADRHPDVLELDAASRTGVDDMREIIESTRFRPMQGRMKVFVIDEVHMLSRAAFNALLKTLEEPPPQVTFVFATTELRKVPVTVLSRCQKFNLRRVPEKLLAQHLTKIAGKEKVSFAPDAITLLARAAEGSVRDGLSLLDQAIAQGASDAKQMEEMLGLTGQTQLYELLEYILLGNMEGILELSAKLYALGVEARALIADLMEAIHQISRMKAIPSLLEESEFSQIEKERGGALAEQLSDAVLGRAWQILRQGLDEVEGAPDSHQALEMLLIRLTYASSLPTPDRLARMMQAKAQLEKNSPPQASSSIPPPEPKHSGGEGAGKKSSPEPVVSPAPALGKIEEKPSFPPTWKAFVERVREEDAEKDIWLRTKLSCDGRVVEYAPPYLCIQMDVSDSAIRQRLEDGLRRVVHQLWPDQKWELCFVTAGGGATLDEQKAEADRQELEVMAKDPLVAQCLEAWPGAKLKKWIEPEKEESDSSVE; this comes from the coding sequence ATGGATGAGGATGAAATCCCCATTCCCCCAACAGAAGAGAGTTTTTCCTTGCTTTTAGACGAGGAAGATTCGTCCACATCTGAAATGTTGGAAACTTCCGCACAAGCTGAAGAAGCGCAGGATGAGGCCTATCAGGTTTTAGCCCGAAAATATCGACCAAGAGAGTTTTCTGATCTCATAGGTCAAGAGACAATGGTGCGTATTTTAAGACGCTCCTTTGAATTGAATCGCGTTGCCCATGGCTTTATGTTGACAGGCGTTCGTGGGGTCGGGAAGACAACAACAGCAAGAATTATTGCTAGGGCTTTAAATTGTATTGGTCCAGATGGTAAAGGCGGACCAACAGCAGATCCTTGTGGTGTGTGTCCTGAATGCCAAGCTATTTTAGCAGATCGCCATCCAGATGTTTTAGAGTTAGACGCCGCCTCCCGAACAGGGGTGGATGATATGCGTGAAATAATTGAAAGTACCCGATTTCGTCCGATGCAAGGGCGTATGAAAGTTTTTGTGATTGACGAGGTACACATGCTTTCAAGGGCAGCCTTTAATGCCTTGCTGAAAACGCTTGAAGAGCCTCCGCCACAAGTTACTTTTGTTTTTGCCACAACAGAACTCCGAAAAGTGCCTGTAACGGTTCTTTCACGTTGCCAGAAATTTAATTTAAGGCGTGTCCCTGAAAAATTGTTGGCACAGCATCTGACAAAAATTGCAGGGAAGGAAAAAGTTTCCTTTGCGCCAGATGCGATTACCCTTTTAGCGAGAGCTGCAGAAGGATCTGTGCGTGATGGGCTTTCTTTACTGGATCAGGCCATTGCGCAAGGTGCTTCCGATGCCAAGCAGATGGAAGAAATGCTGGGTCTTACAGGGCAGACACAGCTTTATGAGTTGTTGGAATATATTCTTCTAGGGAATATGGAGGGTATTTTAGAGCTTTCTGCTAAGCTTTATGCCTTGGGGGTAGAAGCAAGGGCATTGATTGCCGATTTGATGGAAGCCATTCATCAAATTTCACGAATGAAAGCCATTCCAAGCCTTTTAGAAGAAAGCGAGTTTTCTCAAATTGAGAAAGAGCGTGGTGGCGCTTTGGCAGAACAGCTTTCGGATGCGGTTTTAGGGAGGGCTTGGCAGATTTTGCGTCAAGGTCTTGATGAAGTTGAGGGAGCTCCTGATAGCCATCAAGCGCTTGAGATGCTCCTTATTCGTCTTACCTATGCAAGTTCTCTTCCGACGCCCGATCGCTTAGCAAGAATGATGCAGGCAAAGGCGCAACTTGAGAAGAATTCGCCGCCGCAAGCCTCTTCTTCTATCCCTCCACCTGAACCGAAGCATTCAGGAGGAGAGGGAGCAGGAAAAAAATCCTCTCCTGAGCCAGTCGTTTCTCCTGCGCCGGCTTTAGGAAAAATAGAGGAGAAACCTTCTTTTCCACCGACATGGAAGGCTTTTGTTGAACGTGTACGGGAAGAAGATGCAGAAAAAGATATTTGGCTAAGAACAAAACTTAGCTGCGATGGGCGAGTGGTTGAATATGCGCCTCCTTATCTCTGTATTCAAATGGATGTTTCTGATTCAGCTATCCGCCAACGTCTTGAGGATGGGTTGCGTCGTGTTGTACACCAATTATGGCCAGATCAAAAATGGGAATTATGCTTTGTTACTGCTGGTGGCGGCGCTACTTTAGACGAGCAGAAAGCTGAAGCAGACCGTCAGGAACTCGAGGTAATGGCAAAAGACCCTTTAGTGGCGCAATGTCTTGAAGCTTGGCCGGGGGCAAAGTTAAAAAAATGGATTGAGCCAGAAAAGGAAGAGTCTGACTCATCGGTGGAATGA
- a CDS encoding YbaB/EbfC family nucleoid-associated protein, translating to MKNLANLMKQAGQMQSRMKEAQEKLKGMEVSGEAGSGLVSLTLTGKMEIKDLKIDPKLADPEDMETLQDLIVEAYESARNKVQGASQEEMRKVTGGMPLPPGMGDMPFGM from the coding sequence GTGAAAAACCTAGCAAATTTAATGAAGCAAGCAGGGCAGATGCAATCCCGTATGAAAGAAGCCCAAGAAAAGCTTAAAGGGATGGAAGTCTCTGGTGAGGCTGGCTCTGGCTTGGTTTCTTTAACGCTTACAGGCAAAATGGAAATTAAAGATCTTAAAATTGATCCGAAACTGGCAGATCCAGAGGATATGGAAACGCTGCAAGACTTGATTGTGGAAGCGTATGAATCTGCGCGCAATAAAGTGCAAGGCGCAAGTCAGGAAGAAATGAGGAAAGTGACAGGTGGCATGCCATTGCCTCCAGGAATGGGAGATATGCCTTTCGGCATGTAA
- the recR gene encoding recombination protein RecR — MRELQFRLAKLPSLGPRSARRILLSLLENPEAKLWPLIHALQDAAEKIKTCASCGNLDTQDPCYICQNPKRDSSIICVVESVGDLWTFERTGLHKGLYQVIGGCLSALGGRRPQDLNLKGLLDRIARHEVKEIILALPATLEGGNTVHWLHHQVKDTDIRVTRLGQGVPAGGSVEILDDGTLASALLSRCQIENRSRNDKE, encoded by the coding sequence ATTCGGGAGCTGCAATTCCGCCTTGCAAAATTGCCAAGTTTAGGCCCTCGTTCGGCACGGCGGATTTTATTATCTTTGCTTGAAAATCCAGAGGCAAAGCTTTGGCCGTTGATTCATGCGCTTCAAGATGCGGCGGAAAAGATAAAAACATGTGCTTCCTGTGGAAATTTGGATACGCAGGATCCGTGTTACATTTGTCAGAATCCAAAACGGGATTCGAGTATTATTTGTGTCGTGGAATCTGTGGGGGATTTGTGGACTTTTGAACGGACTGGGCTGCATAAAGGCCTTTATCAGGTCATAGGAGGCTGTCTCTCCGCTTTGGGCGGGAGGCGGCCTCAGGATCTGAATTTAAAAGGTTTGTTGGATCGGATCGCCCGTCATGAAGTAAAAGAGATTATTTTAGCGCTTCCTGCGACTTTAGAGGGAGGCAATACGGTACACTGGCTGCACCATCAGGTTAAAGATACGGATATTCGTGTCACCCGTTTAGGGCAGGGTGTTCCAGCAGGCGGTTCTGTTGAAATTTTGGATGATGGGACGCTGGCTTCGGCACTTTTATCTCGTTGTCAGATTGAGAACCGTTCTCGCAATGATAAAGAATAA
- a CDS encoding SDR family oxidoreductase: MIKNKEALPKVALVTGGAKRIGRALVRRLVDEKFAVAIHYHHSHEAAEKLLKEIHQKGGKACLLQGDLSQKGIAEQLIKEACQHLGEVGLLVNNASVFEGDLIETVSEETWEKHLRPNVTTPLFLTQAFAKQLTKGKKGMVLNLLDHSILKLPADFISYTVSKSALWTLTQTLALALAPSIRVNGIAPGAVLIAPRQTKEHFEKMWKTAPLESKTTPEEIAEAMMAFLNLPSVTGQVLVLDGGQHLK; this comes from the coding sequence ATGATAAAGAATAAGGAAGCGTTACCAAAGGTTGCCTTGGTAACAGGGGGCGCAAAACGAATTGGGCGTGCCTTAGTCCGACGCCTTGTCGATGAAAAATTTGCAGTTGCAATTCATTATCACCACTCCCATGAAGCAGCGGAGAAACTTCTCAAAGAAATTCATCAAAAAGGTGGAAAAGCATGCCTTCTGCAAGGGGATTTGTCTCAGAAAGGGATTGCTGAACAACTGATAAAAGAGGCGTGTCAGCATCTTGGAGAAGTGGGGTTGCTGGTAAATAATGCTTCTGTTTTTGAAGGAGATCTTATTGAAACGGTAAGTGAGGAGACGTGGGAGAAACATTTAAGGCCAAATGTGACCACGCCTTTGTTTTTAACACAAGCTTTTGCGAAACAGCTTACAAAAGGTAAAAAAGGAATGGTCTTAAATTTACTAGATCATTCTATTTTGAAATTGCCAGCCGATTTTATCAGTTATACGGTTTCGAAATCGGCTTTATGGACATTGACGCAAACGCTGGCTTTGGCTTTGGCGCCGTCTATTCGGGTGAACGGAATTGCGCCAGGCGCTGTATTAATTGCACCTCGCCAAACAAAAGAACATTTTGAAAAAATGTGGAAAACTGCGCCTTTGGAATCTAAAACAACGCCAGAAGAAATCGCAGAGGCGATGATGGCTTTTTTGAATCTGCCTTCTGTTACAGGGCAGGTTTTGGTACTAGATGGCGGACAGCATTTAAAGTAA
- a CDS encoding TIGR02300 family protein has protein sequence MADAELGHKHICTECSARFYDFNRTPITCPSCGAILQEPVSRLKRKTEEQSLSKASSFDVADPDTDSDEDDLLADDDDLDDDLDDDDDDISQDIDVAPRSAKPEDDGDE, from the coding sequence ATGGCAGACGCTGAACTCGGTCACAAACATATCTGCACAGAGTGCAGTGCCCGTTTCTATGACTTTAACCGCACCCCTATTACCTGTCCTTCTTGTGGCGCTATTCTGCAAGAGCCTGTTTCCCGTCTCAAACGCAAAACAGAAGAACAGTCCCTTTCTAAGGCCTCTTCTTTTGATGTTGCAGATCCTGATACCGATTCGGATGAGGATGACTTGCTCGCTGATGATGACGATCTCGACGATGATCTTGACGACGACGATGATGACATCAGCCAGGATATTGACGTTGCGCCACGTTCTGCAAAACCAGAAGATGACGGTGACGAATAA